From Sphingomonas nostoxanthinifaciens, a single genomic window includes:
- a CDS encoding YhaN family protein: MRFRTLELVRYGAFADRVVDFGDVTVDLHLVVGPNEAGKSTMLQAVGDFLFGLHSQSTQNWRYDYGALGIRAVIEHEGRTIELTRRKGNKNTLLRPDGSAAPDDTVSTMLGGMDRTSFERMFGLDHRKLREGGQAILDGRDDAARVVLEAGTGLSGIGTELKRLDGEAARLFKPSAQNPLVNRLMREREEARSDVRTAALTESDWKAVQEKLAAATGRRAQLLEEARGLAARSAMLERLTRVRPSLARLAAVEDELASLGEVAILPEDAAFRLATAVSNRRTAEALSVQHRSARDRAREATSAVTVDTLLLSHGDRMAELEERRPVVENAIRDLELRRADLDRVDASIGAARAEAGLPVDAPLPGAGWVERVRRHLDNVRLLDAEEGRLEIARSELTVRLSRLPTTDAAAGGVDPAPLRAAVAAVPGDHSARLRDAEDRLKQAAGRLGPARAALAPWRGEPSDLPTLALPPEAVVTEHAEEIDAARRRIAAAEAEIVTAEKRAIESSADVDRLVGAGDLPTPEAVAASRSTRDGFMNEVRDRLAGERRPDDGGVADDLAAAIGSADALADRRDADSARVAQHAIASADLAKARNLRQEAADRLTAATRALTAAQTRWAETLRPLGFDGALPPTGMAAWRAERERTMTILADAEAAEHALARRREEGTAFAEALVDALRVVGVQTAEPTLAGLLPVARRTLEKLEAEARNAERGTMQRQALATASEDLERDEARLAAGRRAAAEVSGALLSEAALPAGGGDVTLIDAVAAMETIGGQSGARAGLARQVSGMERDIAVFEREVSSLLGDLQRPADESPPMVRALAAELRIAVAADAELGRQEKLAEEAAEALRQVGEGVAAADEEISELMRAAGVGSIELLETAIASSSRVVALRGTRDTLATELASLGDGIALDALREETAAIGPDEVAAELEGIAERRSALESEREAVGRELAEAEAATRAASTAAAAAEAQQRFVDASALLAGAAEEHVGTVATAALLRWVVERNRASRQAPLMQRASEIFSNVTRGAFTGLALSYSDNDEPTIRALRSTGDPVGVEGLSEGTRDQLYLALRLASIRDRAGVALPLICDDLLITADDARSAAMLEVLAAASTSNQVVLFTHHEHIVEVARRAIGEKAFRLHRLEPVDLAIQAA, translated from the coding sequence ATGCGCTTCAGGACGCTGGAGCTCGTGCGCTACGGGGCCTTCGCGGACCGGGTGGTCGACTTCGGCGACGTGACGGTCGATCTCCATCTCGTCGTCGGCCCCAACGAGGCAGGCAAGTCGACGATGCTCCAGGCGGTCGGAGACTTCCTGTTCGGTCTTCATTCCCAGAGCACGCAGAACTGGCGGTACGACTACGGGGCGCTCGGCATCCGGGCGGTGATCGAGCACGAGGGCCGGACGATCGAGCTCACGCGGCGCAAGGGCAACAAGAACACGTTGCTGCGTCCGGACGGGAGCGCGGCGCCCGACGACACCGTCTCCACGATGCTGGGCGGGATGGATCGCACATCGTTCGAGCGCATGTTCGGCCTCGACCACCGGAAGCTCCGCGAGGGCGGGCAGGCAATCCTGGATGGCCGCGACGACGCGGCGCGCGTGGTGCTCGAGGCGGGGACCGGCCTCAGCGGGATCGGAACTGAGCTGAAGCGCCTAGACGGCGAGGCCGCCAGGCTGTTCAAGCCGAGCGCGCAGAACCCGCTGGTCAACCGTCTCATGCGCGAGCGTGAGGAGGCGAGGTCCGACGTCCGCACCGCGGCGCTGACCGAGTCCGACTGGAAGGCGGTCCAGGAGAAGCTGGCGGCCGCGACGGGCCGACGGGCCCAGCTCCTGGAGGAGGCTCGTGGGCTTGCGGCCCGTTCCGCGATGCTGGAACGCCTGACCAGGGTGCGGCCCTCTCTCGCCCGGCTGGCCGCCGTGGAGGACGAACTGGCGTCCCTAGGAGAGGTCGCCATCCTGCCGGAGGACGCGGCGTTCCGTCTGGCGACCGCCGTTTCCAACCGCAGGACGGCCGAAGCGCTCAGCGTACAGCACCGGAGCGCGCGAGACAGAGCCAGGGAGGCGACATCCGCCGTCACGGTTGACACGCTTCTGTTGTCGCACGGCGATCGCATGGCCGAACTCGAGGAACGCCGTCCGGTCGTGGAGAACGCGATCCGGGACCTCGAGCTGCGTCGCGCGGACCTGGACCGGGTAGATGCCTCGATCGGCGCCGCGCGTGCCGAAGCCGGGCTTCCGGTCGACGCGCCGCTTCCGGGCGCCGGCTGGGTGGAGAGGGTGCGGCGACACCTGGACAACGTCCGCCTTCTCGATGCGGAGGAGGGCCGGCTCGAGATCGCCCGATCGGAGCTGACCGTCAGATTGAGCCGTCTTCCGACCACGGATGCGGCGGCCGGCGGTGTGGATCCGGCACCGCTAAGGGCGGCCGTCGCGGCGGTGCCCGGCGATCATTCCGCGCGGCTGCGCGATGCCGAGGACCGCCTCAAGCAGGCCGCCGGTCGCCTCGGACCGGCACGGGCGGCGCTCGCGCCCTGGCGCGGCGAGCCGTCCGACCTCCCCACCCTCGCGCTTCCTCCCGAGGCCGTCGTCACCGAGCACGCCGAGGAGATCGATGCGGCGCGGCGCCGTATCGCGGCGGCCGAGGCCGAGATCGTCACGGCGGAGAAGCGGGCGATAGAATCATCGGCTGACGTGGACCGCCTGGTGGGTGCCGGCGACCTTCCGACGCCCGAAGCGGTGGCGGCCTCGAGGTCGACTCGCGATGGCTTCATGAACGAGGTGCGCGATCGTCTAGCCGGCGAACGACGGCCCGACGATGGCGGCGTCGCAGACGATCTCGCAGCGGCGATCGGTTCCGCCGACGCTCTGGCGGACCGTCGCGACGCGGACTCGGCCCGCGTCGCGCAGCATGCGATCGCATCCGCGGATCTCGCGAAGGCCCGCAACCTCCGCCAGGAAGCGGCGGACCGGCTTACGGCCGCGACCAGAGCGTTGACCGCGGCGCAGACGCGATGGGCCGAGACGCTCCGCCCTCTGGGCTTCGACGGCGCGCTTCCACCGACGGGCATGGCCGCATGGCGCGCCGAGCGCGAGCGGACCATGACCATTCTCGCCGACGCCGAAGCGGCCGAGCACGCCCTCGCCCGCCGGCGCGAGGAGGGTACGGCGTTTGCTGAGGCGCTCGTCGACGCGTTACGGGTTGTCGGCGTGCAGACGGCCGAGCCGACGCTCGCCGGGCTTCTTCCCGTCGCCCGGCGCACGTTGGAGAAGCTGGAGGCGGAGGCCAGGAATGCCGAACGCGGCACGATGCAGCGCCAGGCTCTGGCTACTGCGTCCGAGGACCTCGAACGGGACGAAGCTCGGCTGGCGGCGGGAAGGCGCGCCGCCGCCGAGGTGTCGGGCGCCCTGCTCTCCGAGGCCGCGCTGCCGGCCGGCGGCGGGGACGTGACGCTGATCGACGCCGTCGCGGCGATGGAGACGATCGGCGGACAGAGTGGCGCAAGGGCCGGTCTCGCCAGACAGGTGTCCGGCATGGAGCGCGACATCGCGGTGTTCGAACGGGAGGTGTCGTCCCTCCTCGGCGACCTTCAGCGGCCGGCGGACGAGTCCCCGCCGATGGTCCGCGCGCTGGCGGCGGAACTTCGAATCGCCGTCGCGGCCGATGCGGAGCTCGGACGGCAGGAGAAGCTCGCGGAGGAGGCGGCGGAAGCTCTTCGTCAGGTCGGCGAAGGCGTGGCGGCGGCCGACGAGGAGATCTCGGAGCTGATGCGGGCGGCCGGGGTCGGATCGATCGAGCTGCTCGAGACCGCCATCGCCTCCTCGTCCCGGGTCGTCGCGCTTCGGGGGACGCGGGATACGTTGGCGACCGAGCTGGCGTCGCTCGGGGACGGGATCGCGCTCGACGCGCTTCGGGAGGAGACCGCAGCCATCGGGCCCGACGAGGTCGCGGCTGAACTCGAGGGCATCGCCGAGCGGCGGAGTGCTCTCGAATCCGAGCGGGAGGCGGTGGGGCGTGAGCTCGCCGAGGCCGAGGCCGCGACCAGGGCCGCCTCGACCGCGGCGGCTGCGGCCGAGGCCCAGCAGCGCTTCGTGGACGCCTCCGCCCTTCTGGCGGGCGCCGCCGAGGAGCACGTCGGAACCGTCGCGACGGCCGCGCTTCTCCGGTGGGTGGTCGAGCGCAACCGTGCGTCCCGGCAGGCCCCGCTGATGCAGCGTGCGTCCGAGATCTTCTCGAACGTCACGCGAGGCGCGTTCACCGGCCTGGCGCTCAGCTATTCCGACAACGACGAGCCGACCATCCGAGCGCTGCGGTCGACGGGAGACCCGGTAGGCGTGGAGGGCCTTTCCGAAGGCACTAGGGATCAGCTCTACCTGGCGCTTCGTCTGGCCTCGATCCGCGACCGTGCCGGCGTCGCGCTCCCGCTGATCTGCGACGACCTTCTGATCACCGCCGACGATGCACGGTCGGCAGCGATGCTCGAGGTCCTGGCGGCCGCGTCCACCTCCAACCAGGTGGTGCTGTTCACGCACCACGAGCACATCGTCGAGGTCGCCCGACGTGCGATCGGCGAGAAGGCCTTCCGACTGCATCGGCTCGAGCCGGTGGATCTCGCCATCCAGGCGGCGTGA
- a CDS encoding metallophosphoesterase family protein: MVADFSFIHAADVHLDSPLAGLAAKDEAFSQLVRGATRRALANVIDLAISEGVSFVVIAGDLYDGTWKDHATGQFAVAQLARLTRAGIRAFIAFGNHDAESRVTRHLTMPDGVYSFSNRKCETVDLPELGVAIHGRSYKEAATFENIASTYCPPTKGRLNLAILHTAVEGAEGHARYAPCSVDELRAAGHDYWALGHVHEASIRSTDPHIVFPGNTQGRHVRETGAKGAMIVRVEDGVVRSVEPRACDEVRWARASIDAGGARDMTELLSGVSEVLRGSIADASDRPTATRLNVTAAGPLRNALLSDPDWFSAEVRAQASAVSDSLWLEKIRIEAPLVDAPVRLPPEISDLLAEALEDPDCAKAIDAAIAPLLGKLPSDIGDADTSPLLAAARARDVRALIGDARSRVAARFEGEAD, from the coding sequence ATGGTAGCCGACTTCAGCTTCATCCATGCGGCCGACGTTCATCTCGACAGTCCACTTGCTGGCCTGGCGGCGAAGGACGAGGCCTTTTCGCAGCTGGTGCGTGGCGCGACGCGGCGCGCCTTGGCGAACGTCATCGACCTGGCGATCTCGGAAGGCGTGAGCTTCGTCGTGATCGCCGGCGATCTCTACGATGGGACGTGGAAGGACCACGCGACGGGGCAGTTCGCCGTCGCGCAGCTCGCCCGTCTGACGAGGGCCGGAATCCGCGCCTTCATCGCATTCGGCAACCACGACGCGGAGAGCCGCGTCACCCGCCACCTCACCATGCCGGATGGCGTGTATTCGTTCTCGAACCGCAAGTGCGAGACCGTCGACCTGCCGGAGCTCGGCGTCGCGATCCATGGCCGAAGCTACAAGGAGGCGGCGACGTTCGAGAACATCGCGTCAACCTACTGTCCGCCGACGAAGGGTCGGCTCAACCTGGCGATCCTGCACACCGCCGTCGAGGGCGCTGAAGGTCACGCGCGGTATGCGCCCTGCAGCGTCGACGAACTGCGCGCGGCGGGCCACGACTACTGGGCGCTGGGGCATGTGCACGAGGCGTCGATCCGATCGACCGATCCGCACATCGTGTTTCCCGGAAACACGCAGGGTCGCCACGTCCGCGAGACCGGAGCCAAGGGGGCGATGATCGTGCGGGTGGAGGACGGCGTCGTCCGCAGCGTCGAGCCTCGCGCGTGCGACGAGGTGCGCTGGGCGCGAGCATCGATCGACGCGGGCGGCGCACGCGACATGACCGAGCTCCTGTCGGGAGTCTCAGAGGTGCTGCGGGGGTCGATCGCCGATGCCAGCGATCGGCCTACCGCGACGCGACTGAACGTGACGGCCGCCGGGCCTCTGCGCAACGCGCTCCTCTCGGACCCCGACTGGTTCTCCGCGGAGGTGCGGGCCCAGGCGTCCGCCGTCTCGGACTCGCTGTGGCTGGAGAAGATTCGGATCGAGGCGCCGCTCGTCGATGCGCCGGTCAGGCTGCCCCCCGAGATCTCCGATCTGCTGGCGGAGGCGCTCGAGGACCCCGACTGCGCGAAGGCGATCGACGCCGCGATCGCGCCGCTGCTCGGCAAGCTGCCTTCCGACATCGGCGATGCCGACACGTCGCCGCTCCTCGCGGCCGCCAGGGCTCGCGACGTCAGGGCGCTGATCGGCGATGCGCGAAGCAGGGTCGCGGCGCGCTTCGAAGGCGAGGCCGACTGA
- a CDS encoding tyrosine-type recombinase/integrase, with product MEAKVSDGELGDIHIMAGRLSLSKRSVEALLARDKDYIVFDAILAGFGIRVMPSGKRFFLIQYRKRGKTRRVMLGQFGPVTAELARREATRMLADVRAGDGDPAAARDADRQALTIEALGKRFLLEHVGTRCKPSTAAEYKRSIELFINPFFGKERTNRITSADVAELHGSLSQTPYQANRVLGVLSKMMNLAEVWHIRPRHSNPCEDVEKYPEYKRERFLSPEELKRLGEALATTERSNSKLAHTVAAYRLLLLTGCRLGEIKTLKWSYVDLTKNEFQLPDSKTGAKTVHFGPIVADVLRGIQHVPGNPFVIIGEVPGAHITDLQRPWRRVRKEAGLEDVRIHDLRHTFASGGLLEGEGLPMIGKLLGHTQVQTTARYAHLAADPVKDAANRISKRLAASLFDQREHTTMGEASTEPTFLDLVA from the coding sequence GTGGAAGCGAAGGTGTCGGATGGAGAACTCGGAGACATTCACATCATGGCTGGGCGTCTGAGTTTGTCGAAGCGATCGGTCGAGGCACTCCTTGCGCGCGATAAGGATTATATCGTGTTCGATGCCATCCTGGCTGGGTTTGGCATCCGAGTGATGCCGAGCGGTAAGCGCTTTTTCCTCATCCAATATCGCAAACGTGGAAAGACGCGCCGCGTCATGCTTGGGCAGTTCGGCCCCGTGACAGCCGAGCTTGCGCGGCGTGAGGCCACCCGCATGCTCGCCGACGTTCGAGCCGGGGACGGCGATCCAGCGGCCGCTCGCGATGCCGATCGGCAAGCGTTGACGATAGAGGCGCTGGGAAAGCGCTTCCTGCTTGAGCACGTCGGCACTCGGTGTAAGCCATCGACGGCGGCGGAGTACAAGCGCTCGATCGAGCTTTTCATCAATCCCTTCTTTGGGAAGGAGCGCACTAATCGGATTACCTCCGCGGACGTTGCAGAGTTACATGGCAGCCTCTCTCAAACGCCCTATCAGGCAAACCGAGTGCTGGGCGTGCTGTCGAAAATGATGAACTTAGCGGAGGTCTGGCACATCCGGCCGAGACACAGCAATCCGTGCGAGGACGTCGAAAAATACCCCGAATATAAGCGCGAGCGCTTCCTTTCGCCTGAGGAGCTGAAGCGTCTGGGCGAGGCGCTCGCCACCACAGAGCGATCGAATTCGAAGCTAGCTCATACCGTTGCGGCCTACCGCCTCTTGCTGCTGACTGGTTGCCGGCTCGGCGAGATAAAGACGCTCAAGTGGAGCTATGTCGATCTCACTAAGAACGAGTTCCAGCTTCCGGACAGCAAAACAGGCGCCAAAACAGTTCATTTCGGGCCCATCGTTGCCGATGTTCTAAGGGGTATTCAGCACGTTCCGGGAAACCCTTTTGTCATCATCGGTGAAGTGCCAGGAGCTCACATCACCGATCTCCAGCGCCCTTGGCGTCGCGTTCGGAAAGAGGCTGGCCTTGAGGACGTGAGGATCCATGATCTCCGTCACACTTTTGCCTCGGGTGGGCTGCTTGAGGGCGAAGGTCTGCCGATGATCGGTAAATTGCTCGGCCATACTCAGGTACAGACAACGGCAAGGTACGCTCACCTTGCGGCTGATCCCGTGAAGGACGCGGCCAATCGAATATCTAAGCGCCTGGCAGCTTCTCTTTTCGACCAGCGCGAGCATACAACGATGGGGGAGGCCTCTACCGAACCCACGTTTCTCGACCTCGTCGCGTAA
- a CDS encoding ABC-three component system protein: protein MIRSISSTLPTFKSLGFRSGLNIILADVAETSTDRHTRNSAGKTSLVEIIHFLLGSDAGKTSLFKHEALIDHTFTVELLLGDRWIRASRSGARDDEIVLSSADADALGFASAPDLFGSSDELTSIPLDAWKEILGGRWFALPAGRSGTDFAGKGAPSFRQLVGYFARRRKVGGLNAIEKNGSDQQPASWQVSISYLLGLDWRVARKFQDMRDRRKAISVLSKAINDGDLGEIFGTTAEIRPELARAEEQIEKLRSQVDSFQVHDSYRDLASQAAALKDSATELTFALAEADSAVEYITKALDQETPPAYADVERLYAAAGVELPDVALRRFDEVKAFQASVATNRRLYLQQQIDEVFAERDRLREELEIATGKRTEILRALDGKGAFEDLIRLREQFGELVSRAETLRSKLKHAAALENNKALLKVEAADLELMLRHSHEEAEDSIKRATVLVDHAITTLYDDRTGNLIVEATRSGPKFRMDIQGGGNKGGIDMMKLFCFDTALLRIAFDRFAPGPRMLVHDSHLFDGVDSRQVAQALVYGMEIAGEVGGQYIVALNSDEFDKAELASDVDLKPFVNPVKLTDDETGGLFGFRFDLE from the coding sequence GTGATCCGCTCTATCAGCAGCACGCTGCCGACCTTTAAGTCGCTTGGCTTTCGCTCCGGACTCAACATCATTCTGGCCGACGTCGCGGAGACCTCGACCGATCGCCACACTCGAAACTCGGCCGGCAAGACCAGTCTCGTCGAGATCATTCACTTTCTGCTCGGAAGCGACGCCGGGAAGACGTCGTTGTTCAAGCATGAGGCGCTGATCGACCACACATTCACGGTCGAGCTCCTTCTCGGTGACCGATGGATTAGGGCCTCCCGCTCGGGTGCTCGCGACGACGAGATCGTCCTGTCATCTGCGGACGCGGACGCGCTTGGCTTCGCATCGGCACCGGATTTGTTCGGGTCCAGCGACGAGTTGACCAGCATTCCGCTGGATGCCTGGAAGGAAATCCTTGGCGGTCGATGGTTCGCGCTCCCCGCTGGCAGGTCCGGAACCGATTTCGCCGGCAAGGGCGCACCGAGCTTCCGGCAACTCGTCGGCTACTTCGCACGGCGCCGCAAGGTTGGCGGACTCAACGCGATCGAGAAGAACGGCAGCGATCAGCAGCCCGCCAGCTGGCAGGTTTCCATCTCGTATCTGCTCGGACTAGACTGGCGCGTCGCCCGGAAGTTTCAGGACATGCGCGATCGCAGGAAGGCGATCAGCGTGCTGAGCAAGGCGATCAATGACGGCGACCTCGGAGAGATCTTCGGAACGACCGCCGAGATAAGGCCCGAGCTGGCGAGGGCCGAGGAGCAGATTGAAAAACTGCGCTCACAGGTGGACAGCTTCCAAGTCCACGATAGCTACCGGGATCTGGCCAGTCAGGCCGCGGCGTTGAAGGACAGTGCGACAGAACTCACCTTCGCGCTCGCGGAAGCCGACTCTGCTGTCGAATACATAACCAAGGCGCTCGATCAGGAGACGCCTCCCGCCTATGCAGACGTCGAACGCCTCTACGCCGCAGCCGGCGTCGAGCTCCCGGACGTCGCGCTCCGCCGCTTCGATGAGGTGAAGGCATTCCAGGCGTCGGTCGCCACCAATCGTCGCCTCTATCTGCAGCAGCAGATCGACGAGGTCTTCGCGGAACGCGATCGTCTCCGCGAGGAACTCGAGATTGCGACGGGCAAGCGGACTGAAATCCTGCGCGCGCTCGACGGCAAGGGCGCCTTCGAGGATCTCATTCGCCTCCGCGAGCAGTTCGGTGAACTCGTCAGCCGTGCCGAGACACTACGCAGCAAGCTCAAGCACGCCGCGGCGCTCGAGAACAACAAGGCGCTGCTGAAGGTGGAGGCTGCGGATCTCGAGTTGATGCTCCGCCATAGCCACGAGGAGGCGGAGGACAGCATCAAGCGGGCCACTGTGCTCGTCGATCACGCGATCACGACGCTGTATGACGACCGCACGGGCAATCTCATCGTCGAGGCAACACGCTCCGGTCCTAAGTTCCGCATGGATATCCAGGGTGGCGGCAACAAGGGCGGCATCGACATGATGAAGCTGTTCTGCTTTGACACCGCACTCTTGCGGATCGCCTTCGACCGGTTCGCGCCAGGGCCGCGGATGCTCGTGCACGACAGCCATCTATTCGACGGGGTGGATTCGCGGCAAGTCGCGCAGGCACTCGTCTATGGCATGGAGATCGCTGGAGAGGTGGGCGGGCAGTACATCGTCGCGCTCAACAGCGATGAGTTCGATAAGGCCGAACTCGCGAGCGACGTCGATCTCAAGCCATTCGTCAATCCGGTCAAGCTGACCGACGACGAAACGGGAGGACTGTTCGGTTTCCGCTTCGACCTGGAATAG
- a CDS encoding ABC-three component system protein, whose amino-acid sequence MSHTPSRRKAIRAALELKLRRAKGARLQEFFAELMIAVHGDRFQPIGTDYSRGDLQCDGLLQPPLTIYACYGPVNAGANATEAAMKTAVAKVGTDFAGALENWPNLEAWKFVHNYVEQPPAQIVQKILELRDRHKPIAIELFGKEQFESALLSLDAEAIDALVGDAATDEDFRALQPTIVLSVVDVIMAAVVQRHDLEDAPAEVPQQKLHFNGLSAHSQDRVIRGMQNAVRVAKLMQDHQDPLLEGNLAGAFNAKYLDFKAQGLNPDDILFHLYDFAAGVGKPSAALDVSVWSLLAYLFEKCMIFEDKPVATRAA is encoded by the coding sequence GTGTCGCACACGCCATCCCGGAGGAAGGCCATCCGGGCTGCTCTGGAGCTGAAACTGCGGAGAGCGAAGGGGGCGCGGCTGCAAGAGTTTTTCGCCGAACTGATGATCGCGGTTCACGGCGACAGGTTTCAGCCGATAGGAACGGATTACTCCCGTGGTGATCTCCAATGCGACGGGCTTTTGCAGCCACCGCTGACGATTTACGCCTGCTACGGCCCGGTCAATGCCGGTGCCAACGCTACCGAAGCGGCGATGAAGACCGCGGTTGCCAAGGTTGGCACCGACTTCGCTGGCGCGCTCGAGAACTGGCCTAATCTCGAGGCTTGGAAATTCGTTCACAACTACGTCGAGCAACCGCCGGCCCAGATCGTTCAGAAGATCCTGGAGCTGCGGGACCGGCACAAGCCCATCGCCATCGAACTCTTCGGAAAGGAGCAGTTCGAGAGTGCGCTCCTGTCACTCGATGCCGAAGCGATCGATGCCCTCGTAGGCGACGCGGCGACCGATGAGGACTTCCGCGCGCTCCAGCCGACGATCGTGCTCTCCGTCGTCGACGTCATTATGGCCGCTGTCGTTCAGCGTCATGACCTGGAGGATGCGCCTGCCGAAGTTCCGCAGCAGAAGCTGCATTTCAACGGTCTTTCCGCACACTCACAGGACCGCGTCATTAGGGGCATGCAGAATGCTGTTCGCGTGGCCAAGCTGATGCAGGATCACCAGGACCCGTTGCTCGAGGGCAATCTCGCCGGCGCTTTCAATGCGAAATATCTCGACTTCAAGGCCCAGGGCCTCAATCCTGACGACATCCTCTTTCATCTCTATGATTTCGCAGCGGGCGTGGGAAAGCCGTCCGCAGCGCTCGATGTCTCGGTATGGAGCCTGCTCGCCTACCTGTTCGAGAAGTGCATGATCTTCGAGGATAAGCCGGTAGCGACGAGAGCTGCATGA
- a CDS encoding ABC-three component system middle component 6: protein MILPGKNLQSDRALLTIGGEILAVLDRESSVSTIWDAVRARRSKREDASPLPFDWFVLALSLLYAIQAIEPQGDLLRRQTIA, encoded by the coding sequence ATGATCCTTCCGGGCAAGAACCTCCAGTCCGACCGAGCTCTCCTCACGATAGGCGGCGAGATCCTCGCCGTCCTCGATCGGGAGAGTTCCGTGTCCACGATCTGGGACGCCGTGCGGGCGCGTAGATCGAAGCGCGAGGACGCGTCCCCGTTGCCGTTCGACTGGTTCGTGTTGGCCTTGTCGCTGCTGTACGCGATTCAGGCGATCGAACCGCAAGGTGACCTTCTCCGCCGACAGACTATCGCGTGA